A genomic window from Motacilla alba alba isolate MOTALB_02 chromosome 2, Motacilla_alba_V1.0_pri, whole genome shotgun sequence includes:
- the LOC119697310 gene encoding feather beta keratin-like, which produces MACNNICSPCGPTPLANSCNEPCALQCQDSRVIINPSPVLVTLPGPIMTSFPQNTAVGSTSSAALGTELNAQGQPISGGFGFGLGYGLGGLGCYGRRGGYIC; this is translated from the coding sequence ATGGCCTGCAACAACATCTGCAGTCCCTGCGGCCCCACCccgctggccaacagctgcaacgagccctgtgccctgcaatgcCAGGATTCCCGCGTCATCATCaacccttcccctgtgctggtcaccctgccaggacccatcatgacctccttcccccagaacaCCGCCGTCGGATCCACCTCCTccgctgctctgggcactgagctcaatgcccagggacagcccatcTCTGGCGGATTTGGCTTTGGCCTTGGCTACGGCCTGGGAGGCCTGGGCTGCTATGGCAGAAGGGGCGGCTACATCTGCTAA
- the LOC119697756 gene encoding feather beta keratin-like, with amino-acid sequence MACNNICRPCGPTPLANSCNEPCALQCQNSSVIINPSPVLVTLPGPIMTSFPQNTAVGSTSSAALGTELNAQGQPISGGFGFGLGYGLGGLGCYGRRGGYIC; translated from the coding sequence ATGGCCTGCAACAACATCTGCCGTCCCTGCGGACCCACCccgctggccaacagctgcaacgagccctgtgccctgcaatgcCAGAACTCCAGCGTCATCATCaacccttcccctgtgctggtcaccctgccaggacccatcatgacctccttcccccagaacaCCGCCGTCGGATCCACCTCCTccgctgctctgggcactgagctcaatgcccagggacagcccatcTCTGGCGGATTTGGCTTTGGCCTTGGCTACGGCCTGGGAGGCCTGGGCTGCTATGGCAGAAGGGGCGGCTACATCTGCTAA
- the LOC119697835 gene encoding feather beta keratin-like, translating into MACNNICRPCGPTPLANSCNEPCALQCQDSSVIINPSPVLVTLPGPIMTSFPQNTAVGSTSSAALGTELNVQGQPISGGFGFGLGYGLGGLGCYGRRGGYIC; encoded by the coding sequence ATGGCCTGCAACAACATCTGCCGTCCCTGCGGACCCACCccgctggccaacagctgcaacgagccctgtgccctgcaatgcCAGGATTCCAGCGTCATCATCAACCCTTCTCCTGTGCTggtcaccctgccaggacccatcatgacctccttcccccagaacaCCGCCGTCGGATCCACCTCCTccgctgctctgggcactgagctcaatgtgcagggacagcccatcTCTGGCGGATTTGGCTTTGGCCTTGGCTACGGTCTGGGAGGCCTGGGCTGCTATGGCAGAAGGGGCGGCTACATCTGCTAA
- the LOC119698047 gene encoding feather beta keratin-like has translation MACNNICRPCGPTPLANSCNEPCALQCQNSSVIINPSPVLVTLPGPIMTSFPQNTAVGSTSSAALGTELNAQGQPISGGFGFGLGYGLGGLGCYGRRGYGYIC, from the coding sequence ATGGCCTGCAACAACATCTGCCGTCCCTGCGGACCCACCccgctggccaacagctgcaacgagccctgtgccctgcaatgcCAGAACTCCAGCGTCATCATCaacccttcccctgtgctggtcaccctgccaggacccatcatgacctccttcccccagaacaCCGCCGTCGGATCCACCTCCTccgctgctctgggcactgagctcaatgcccagggacagcccatcTCTGGCGGATTTGGCTTTGGCCTTGGCTACGGCCTGGGAGGCCTGGGCTGCTATGGCAGAAGGGGCTATGGCTACATCTGCTAA
- the LOC119697675 gene encoding feather beta keratin-like: MACNNICSPCGPTPLANSCNEPCALQCQDSRVIINPSPVLITLPGPIMTSFPQNTAVGSTSSAAVGTELNAQGQPISGGFGFGLGYGLGGLGCYGRRGGYLC; encoded by the coding sequence ATGGCCTGCAACAACATCTGCAGTCCCTGCGGACCCACCccgctggccaacagctgcaacgagccctgtgccctgcaatgcCAGGATTCCCGCGTCATCATCaacccttcccctgtgctgatcaccctgccaggacccatcatgacctccttcccccagaaTACCGCCGTCGGAtccacctcctctgctgccGTGGGCACTGAGCTCaatgcccagggacagcccatcTCTGGCGGATTTGGCTTTGGCCTTGGCTACGGCCTGGGAGGCCTGGGCTGCTATGGCAGAAGGGGCGGCTACCTCTGCTAA
- the LOC119697311 gene encoding feather beta keratin-like: MACNNICHPCGPTPLANSCNEPCALQCQNSSVIINPSPVLVTLPGPIMTSFPQNTAVGSTSSAALGTELNAQGQPISGGFGFGLGYGLGGLGCYGRRGGYIC; this comes from the coding sequence ATGGCCTGCAACAACATCTGCCATCCCTGCGGACCCACCccgctggccaacagctgcaacgagccctgtgccctgcaatgcCAGAACTCCAGCGTCATCATCaacccttcccctgtgctggtcaccctgccaggacccatcatgacctccttcccccagaacaCCGCCGTCGGATCCACCTCCTccgctgctctgggcactgagctcaatgcccagggacagcccatcTCTGGCGGATTTGGCTTTGGCCTTGGCTACGGCCTGGGAGGCCTGGGCTGCTATGGCAGAAGGGGCGGCTACATCTGCTAA
- the LOC119697742 gene encoding feather beta keratin-like: protein MACNNICQPCGPTPLANSCNEPCALQCQDSRVIINPSPVLVTLPGPIMTSFPQNTAVGSTSSAALGTELNAQGQPISGGFGFGLGYGLGGLGCYGRRGGYIC, encoded by the coding sequence ATGGCCTGCAACAACATCTGCCAACCCTGCGGACCCACCccgctggccaacagctgcaacgagccctgtgccctgcaatgcCAGGATTCCCGCGTCATCATCaacccttcccctgtgctggtcaccctgccaggacccatcatgacctccttcccccagaacaCCGCTGTCGGATCCACCTCCTccgctgctctgggcactgagctcaatgcccagggacagcccatcTCTGGCGGATTTGGCTTTGGCCTTGGCTACGGCCTGGGAGGCCTGGGCTGCTATGGCAGAAGGGGCGGCTACATCTGCTAA
- the LOC119697664 gene encoding feather beta keratin-like, with protein sequence MACNNICRPCGPTPLANSCNEPCALQCQDSRVIINPSPVLVTLPGPIMSSFPQNTAVGSTSSAALGTELNAQGQPISGGFGFGLGYGLGGLGCYGRRGGYIC encoded by the coding sequence ATGGCCTGCAACAACATCTGCCGTCCCTGCGGACCCACCccgctggccaacagctgcaacgagccctgtgccctgcaatgcCAGGATTCCCGCGTCATCATCaacccttcccctgtgctggtcaccctgccaggacccatcATGAGCTCCTTCCCCCAGAACACCGCCGTCGGATCCACCTCCTccgctgctctgggcactgagctcaatgcccagggacagcccatcTCTGGCGGATTTGGCTTTGGCCTTGGCTACGGCCTGGGAGGCCTGGGCTGCTATGGCAGAAGGGGCGGCTACATCTGCTAA
- the LOC119697832 gene encoding feather beta keratin-like, translating into MACNNICSPCGPTPLANSCNEPCALQCQDSRVIINPSPVLVTLPGPIMTSFPQNTAVGSTSSAALGTELNAQGQPISGGFGFGLGYGLGGLGCYGRRGGYIC; encoded by the coding sequence ATGGCCTGCAATAACATCTGCAGTCCCTGCGGACCCACCccgctggccaacagctgcaacgagccctgtgccctgcaatgcCAGGATTCCCGCGTCATCATCaacccttcccctgtgctggtcaccctgccaggacccatcatgacctccttcccccagaacaCCGCCGTCGGATCCACCTCCTccgctgctctgggcactgagctcaatgcccagggacagcccatcTCTGGCGGATTTGGCTTTGGCCTTGGCTACGGCCTGGGAGGCCTGGGCTGCTATGGCAGAAGGGGCGGCTACATCTGCTAA
- the LOC119697803 gene encoding feather beta keratin-like, whose amino-acid sequence MACNNICSPCGPTPLANSCNEPCALQCQDSHVIINPSPVLVTLPGPIMTSFPQNTAVGSTSSAALGTELNAQGQPISGGFGFGLGYGLGGLGCYGRRGGYIC is encoded by the coding sequence ATGGCCTGCAACAACATCTGCAGTCCCTGCGGACCCACCccgctggccaacagctgcaatgagccctgtgccctgcaatgcCAGGATTCCCACGTCATCATCaacccttcccctgtgctggtcaccctgccaggacccatcatgacctccttcccccagaacaCCGCCGTCGGATCCACCTCCTccgctgctctgggcactgagctcaatgcccagggacagcccatcTCTGGCGGATTTGGCTTTGGCCTTGGCTATGGCCTGGGAGGCCTGGGCTGCTATGGCAGAAGGGGCGGCTACATCTGCTAA
- the LOC119698031 gene encoding feather beta keratin-like codes for MACNNICSPCGPTPLANSCNEPCALQCQDSHVIINPSPVLVTLPGPIMTSFPQNTALGSTSSAALGTELNAQGQPISGGFGFGLGYGLGGLGCYGRRGGYIC; via the coding sequence ATGGCCTGCAACAACATCTGCAGTCCCTGCGGACCCACCccgctggccaacagctgcaatgagccctgtgccctgcaatgcCAGGATTCCCACGTCATCATCaacccttcccctgtgctggtcaccctgccaggacccatcatgacctccttcccccagaacaCCGCCCTTGGATCCACCTCCTccgctgctctgggcactgagctcaatgcccagggacagcccatcTCTGGCGGATTTGGCTTTGGCCTTGGCTACGGCCTGGGAGGCCTGGGCTGCTATGGCAGAAGGGGCGGCTACATCTGCTAA
- the LOC119697865 gene encoding feather beta keratin-like produces the protein MACNNICSPCGPTPLANSCNEPCALQCQDSHVIINPSPVLVTLPGPIMTSFPQNTAVGSTSSAALGTELNAQGQPISGGFGFGLGYGLGGLGCYGRRGGYIC, from the coding sequence ATGGCCTGCAACAACATCTGCAGTCCCTGCGGACCCACCccgctggccaacagctgcaacgagccctgtgccctgcaatgcCAGGATTCCCACGTCATCATCaacccttcccctgtgctggtcaccctgccaggacccatcatgacctccttcccccagaacaCCGCCGTCGGATCCACCTCCTccgctgctctgggcactgagctcaatgcccagggacagcccatcTCTGGCGGATTTGGCTTTGGCCTTGGCTACGGCCTGGGAGGCCTGGGCTGCTATGGCAGAAGGGGCGGCTACATCTGCTAA